A window of Hymenobacter aerilatus contains these coding sequences:
- a CDS encoding MBL fold metallo-hydrolase, with protein MSPLPSSQSVQIQQFYDKGLAHASYAIRCGRHVALIDPSRDPQPYYDFADEHDATIEVVIETHPHADFVSSHLEIAEETGAAIYCSKLTKAAYPHQHFDDGDRLTLGTVELHALSTPGHSPDSISVLLIDELGQTRAVFTGDTLFVGDVGRPDLRENEAVGGHQREQLAAQLYRSLHEKLLTLPPATKVYPAHGPGSLCGKTTSTELDSTIGKEARSNYALQPMEETEFVRVLLEDQPFVPKYFGHDVLLNKQGASPFENNVRCVPRLQADEPLEPGVLLIDTRPAAQFKAGHLPSAINLQDGGKFETWLGSVVGPDEPFYLIADSRIALDTVIRKTAKIGYETNIKGALLTPPILPAVSLLANVEEVRQHPENFTIVDIRNRSEAKQSLFPGALLIPLPELRERAGEIPRDKPVLVHCAGGYRSAAGASILVPLLPGTAVYDLGEAVQEFQ; from the coding sequence ATGAGTCCCCTGCCTAGTAGTCAATCTGTTCAGATTCAGCAGTTTTATGATAAAGGCCTGGCCCATGCCAGCTACGCTATCCGGTGCGGCCGCCACGTGGCGCTCATCGACCCTAGCCGCGACCCACAGCCCTACTATGATTTCGCCGATGAGCACGACGCCACCATCGAGGTCGTCATCGAAACCCACCCTCACGCCGATTTTGTTAGCTCCCACCTGGAAATAGCCGAGGAAACTGGCGCTGCTATTTATTGCAGCAAGCTCACGAAGGCAGCCTACCCCCATCAGCATTTTGATGATGGCGACCGGCTGACCTTGGGCACCGTTGAGCTGCATGCCCTGAGCACCCCCGGCCATTCTCCTGACAGCATTTCGGTGCTGCTGATTGATGAATTGGGCCAGACCCGCGCCGTGTTCACCGGCGACACGCTGTTTGTGGGCGACGTAGGCCGGCCCGATTTGCGCGAGAATGAGGCAGTGGGCGGCCACCAGCGCGAGCAGCTGGCGGCGCAGCTCTACCGCAGCCTCCACGAAAAGCTGCTAACCCTACCGCCGGCTACCAAAGTATACCCCGCCCACGGCCCTGGCTCGCTGTGCGGCAAAACCACCAGCACGGAGCTGGATAGCACCATTGGCAAGGAGGCGCGCTCCAATTACGCCTTGCAGCCTATGGAAGAAACAGAGTTTGTGCGGGTATTATTGGAAGATCAGCCATTTGTGCCGAAATACTTTGGGCATGATGTTCTTCTGAACAAGCAGGGCGCTTCGCCCTTCGAAAACAATGTGCGGTGCGTGCCACGCCTGCAGGCTGATGAGCCCCTGGAACCTGGCGTGCTCCTAATTGATACGCGACCAGCAGCACAGTTTAAAGCGGGCCACCTGCCTTCGGCCATCAACTTGCAGGATGGCGGTAAGTTTGAGACCTGGTTGGGCTCAGTGGTTGGCCCCGACGAGCCGTTCTATCTTATTGCCGACTCGCGCATTGCGCTGGATACTGTTATCCGCAAGACCGCTAAGATTGGCTACGAAACCAATATCAAGGGGGCCCTGCTTACCCCGCCTATCTTACCTGCTGTGAGCTTGCTGGCTAACGTGGAGGAAGTGCGGCAGCACCCCGAGAATTTCACGATAGTAGACATTCGCAACCGCTCCGAAGCCAAGCAGTCTCTGTTTCCGGGGGCGCTGCTGATCCCCCTACCCGAGCTGCGCGAGCGCGCAGGCGAGATTCCGCGCGACAAGCCCGTGCTGGTGCACTGCGCCGGCGGTTACCGCTCGGCAGCCGGAGCCAGCATTCTGGTGCCGCTACTCCCTGGCACTGCCGTATACGACTTGGGCGAAGCTGTGCAGGAGTTTCAGTAA